One Aegilops tauschii subsp. strangulata cultivar AL8/78 chromosome 7, Aet v6.0, whole genome shotgun sequence genomic window carries:
- the LOC109763708 gene encoding uncharacterized protein, with product MENADVPNGATAPAPTQATPVVREQDRLMPIANVIRIMRRALPAHAKISDDAKEAIQECVSEFISFVTGEANERCHMEHRKTVNAEDIVWALNRLGFDDYVVPLSVFLHRMRDPEAATGGAAAGDRRAVTSAPPRAAPPVLHAMPLHAQMQRPMYAPPALVQVQNQMQRPIYAPPAPMQVQNQVQWPMYAPPPPVQVQMQRGVYAPQAPVQGYAVGITPVRANVDGQCQVFGGERAVAQQYYGYGYGEGSSNGGACADEESWSNGVPVPGKGTGEPEPEPAAEESQGKPIQSG from the coding sequence ATGGAGAACGCCGACGTCCCCAACGGAGCAACGGCGCCGGCGCCTACCCAGGCGACCCCGGTGGTGAGGGAGCAGGACCGGCTGATGCCCATCGCAAACGTGATCCGCATCATGCGTCGCGCGCTCCCTGCCCACGCCAAGATCTCCGACGACGCCAAGGAGGCGATCCAGGAGTGCGTGTCGGAGTTCATCAGTTTCGTCACCGGCGAGGCCAACGAGCGGTGCCACATGGAGCACCGCAAGACCGTCAACGCTGAAGACATTGTGTGGGCCCTAAACCGCCTCGGTTTTGACGACTACGTCGTGCCCCTCAGCGTCTTCCTGCACCGCATGCGCGACCCCGAGGCGGCAACAGGTGGTGCCGCTGCAGGCGACAGGCGCGCCGTGACAAGTGCACCTCCCCGCGCGGCCCCGCCCGTGCTCCACGCCATGCCGCTGCATGCTCAGATGCAGCGTCCGATGTACGCGCCTCCGGCTCTAGTGCAGGTTCAGAATCAGATGCAGCGGCCAATTTACGCGCCCCCAGCTCCGATGCAGGTTCAGAATCAGGTGCAGTGGCCCATGTACGCTCCCCCGCCTCCGGTGCAAGTTCAGATGCAGCGGGGCGTCTACGCGCCCCAGGCTCCGGTGCAGGGGTACGCCGTCGGGATAACGCCCGTGCGGGCGAACGTCGACGGGCAGTGCCAGGTGTTCGGCGGAGAACGTGCCGTGGCCCAGCAATACTACGGGTACGGATACGGGGAAGGTAGCAGCAACGGAGGAGCCTGTGCCGACGAGGAGAGCTGGTCCAACGGCGTGCCGGTGCCGGGGAAGGGCACCGGAGAGCCGGAGCCAGAGCCAGCAGCAGAAGAATCGCAGGGCAAGCCCATCCAATCTGGGTAA